In the Montipora foliosa isolate CH-2021 unplaced genomic scaffold, ASM3666993v2 scaffold_390, whole genome shotgun sequence genome, one interval contains:
- the LOC137987793 gene encoding ankyrin repeat family A protein 2-like, which produces MEGETQGNRSPQLELDQEVAAVLGTDPNFSQSAPTIVNRSSRCSSSKEITTGLKLDHEMKDNIGSGDTSAAQYPSLHFLAAQGEIAKIKEEIDRGTDINAVDKTGLTPLAWAAAHRQMLHDIDDCSSSAPRW; this is translated from the exons ATGGAGGGAGAGACGCAGGGCAATCGTTCTCCTCAGCTGGAGCTTGACCAAGAAGTGGCGGCAGTGTTAGGAACAG ATCCTAACTTTTCCCAGTCAGCTCCTACAATAGTTAACAGAAGCTCAAGGTGTTCATCATCAAAAGAAATAACCACTGGATTAAAG CTTGATCATGAGATGAAGGATAATATAGGCAGTGGAGACACATCAGCTGCTCAGT acCCCTCTCTACATTTCCTAGCAGCTCAGGGGGAAATTGCAAagattaaagaagaaattgacAGAG GAACGGATATTAATGCTGTGGATAAAACGGGTCTGACACCACTTGCTTGGGCAGCAGCTCACAGACAG ATGTTACATGACATTGACGACTGCTCTTCATCTGCACCGCGGTGGTAG
- the LOC137987789 gene encoding dynein axonemal heavy chain 2-like isoform X3 — MYSGLAQTGAWGCFDEFNRINIEVLSVVAQQILSILSALSAGATRFVFQEGREINLVWSCGIFITMNPGYAGRTELPDYLKSMFRPISMVVPDSTMIAEIILFAEGFNNTKVLARKVHTLYSLAVQQLSKQDHYNFGLRALTSVLRYAGKKKRANPDMSDEELRTAIEKDIKEFGLKPHPSTILKVIQLYETKNSRSISDTPPC, encoded by the exons ATGTACAGTGGACTGGCTCAG ACTGGAGCTTGGGGTTGCTTTGACGAGTTCAACCGTATCAACATTGAAGTGCTGTCCGTAGTTGCCCAACAAATTCTTTCCATTTTGTCTGCTTTATCGGCTGGTGCAACGCGATTTGTGTTTCAAGAGGGTAGAGAAATCAATCTCGTCTGGTCTTGTGGCATCTTTATCACTATGAATCCAG GTTATGCCGGCCGAACTGAGTTACCAGATTACTTGAAGAGTATGTTCAGACCCATTTCCATGGTGGTGCCAGACTCGACGATGATtgcagaaattattttatttgctGAAGGATTCAATAACACAAAG GTTCTTGCCAGAAAAGTACATACTTTGTACTCCCTGGCAGTGCAGCAGCTGTCCAAACAGGATCACTACAACTTTGGCCTGAGAGCTCTCACCTCAGTGTTGAGATATGCTGGCAAAAAGAAGAGAGCTAACCCTGATATGTCTGATGAAGAG CTTCGTACAGCTATAGAAAAAGACATCAAGGAGTTTGGTCTCAAGCCGCATCCATCCACAATCCTGAAGGTGATACAGTTGTATGAGACCAAAAATTCCAG ATCTATATCAGACACTCCACCATGTTAG